The following coding sequences are from one Prochlorococcus marinus CUG1438 window:
- the rplN gene encoding 50S ribosomal protein L14: MIQQETYLTVADNSGAKRLQCIRVLGSNRRYAHVGDVIVATVKDALPNMGVKKSEVVKAVIVRTKATLRRNTGNSIRFDDNAAVLINEDKNPKGTRVFGPVARELRDKNYTKIVSLAPEVI; this comes from the coding sequence ATGATTCAACAAGAAACTTATTTAACAGTTGCTGATAATAGCGGAGCTAAAAGACTTCAATGTATAAGAGTTTTAGGCTCTAATAGAAGGTATGCACATGTTGGGGATGTAATCGTAGCAACTGTAAAAGATGCTCTTCCTAATATGGGAGTTAAGAAATCTGAAGTTGTTAAAGCTGTTATCGTCAGAACTAAAGCAACATTAAGAAGAAATACTGGTAATTCAATCAGATTTGATGACAATGCTGCAGTATTAATTAATGAAGATAAGAATCCAAAAGGTACTAGAGTCTTTGGTCCTGTAGCCAGAGAACTGCGGGATAAAAATTATACAAAGATTGTTTCTCTTGCTCCGGAGGTGATTTAA
- a CDS encoding 50S ribosomal protein L24: protein MLDSLKQKKNFHRIKMRIKTGDLVKVINGKDKGKTGEVLKTIPLENRVVVKGINLRTKHVKPTQEGETGRILTEEASLHASNVMFFSKDKNLISKIEYFIDKEGVKKRRLKKTGEVID from the coding sequence ATGTTGGATTCATTAAAACAAAAGAAAAATTTTCATAGAATAAAAATGAGAATCAAAACTGGAGATTTAGTAAAAGTAATTAATGGCAAGGACAAAGGGAAAACTGGTGAGGTTTTAAAAACTATCCCTCTTGAAAATAGAGTAGTAGTTAAGGGAATTAATCTTAGGACTAAACACGTAAAACCAACTCAGGAAGGAGAAACTGGAAGAATACTTACTGAAGAAGCCTCTTTACATGCATCAAATGTAATGTTCTTTTCAAAAGATAAAAATCTTATAAGTAAGATTGAATACTTTATTGATAAAGAGGGGGTTAAGAAGAGAAGATTGAAGAAAACTGGTGAAGTAATTGATTAA
- the rplE gene encoding 50S ribosomal protein L5, with protein sequence MTLKNRYKESIRPKLLKDLGLKNIHQVPKVVKVNVNRGLGEAASNSKALEASLNEMATITGQKALVTRAKKAIAGFKIREGMPIGCTVTLRGDRMYSFLERFINLALPRIRDFRGVNPKSFDGRGNYTVGVKEQLIFPEISFDKIDSIRGMDITIVTSAKSDQEGKALLQELGMPFSKN encoded by the coding sequence ATGACTCTAAAAAATCGCTACAAAGAATCAATTAGACCAAAACTTTTAAAAGACCTTGGTCTTAAAAATATTCATCAAGTACCTAAAGTTGTCAAAGTCAACGTTAACAGAGGTCTTGGTGAGGCAGCTTCAAATTCGAAAGCTCTAGAAGCCTCTTTAAATGAAATGGCAACAATTACAGGACAAAAGGCCTTAGTAACTAGGGCCAAAAAAGCTATCGCGGGTTTTAAAATTCGTGAAGGCATGCCGATTGGTTGTACTGTAACTTTAAGAGGAGACAGGATGTATTCCTTTTTGGAGAGATTTATAAATCTAGCTTTACCAAGAATAAGAGACTTTAGAGGAGTGAATCCAAAAAGTTTTGATGGGAGAGGGAATTACACCGTTGGTGTGAAAGAGCAATTGATTTTTCCTGAAATCTCTTTTGACAAAATAGATTCAATAAGAGGTATGGATATAACTATTGTCACTAGTGCAAAATCAGATCAAGAAGGTAAAGCTCTTTTGCAGGAGTTAGGAATGCCTTTTAGTAAGAATTAA
- the rpsH gene encoding 30S ribosomal protein S8 encodes MSNHDPISDMLTRIRNASQKKHTTTTIPGSKMSLSIAKVLQKEGFISDINEEGEGYKSQIILGLKYSGKNKFPTIRSMQRVSKPGLRIYKNTRGLPKVLGGLGVAIISTSKGVMSDRDARKQGIGGEVLCYVY; translated from the coding sequence ATGTCAAATCACGATCCTATTTCAGATATGCTAACTCGAATTAGAAATGCGAGTCAGAAAAAGCATACAACCACAACAATTCCAGGTTCAAAAATGTCCTTAAGTATCGCTAAAGTGCTTCAAAAAGAGGGGTTCATTTCTGATATTAATGAGGAAGGTGAAGGTTATAAATCACAAATAATACTTGGCCTCAAATATAGTGGTAAAAACAAATTTCCTACTATCCGATCTATGCAAAGAGTAAGTAAACCTGGTTTGAGAATTTATAAAAATACTAGAGGTTTACCAAAAGTTCTTGGAGGTCTCGGAGTTGCCATAATTTCAACTTCTAAAGGCGTCATGAGTGATCGCGATGCTAGGAAGCAAGGTATTGGCGGTGAAGTCCTCTGCTATGTTTACTAA
- the rplF gene encoding 50S ribosomal protein L6: protein MSRIGKTPVLIPDKVTVDFDGLTVTVKGPKGELKRHMPEGVSFDKKDNTIIVSPSTTKLYSRQRHGLCRALIANMVEGVTQGFSKKLEIVGVGSRAQVKGKNLVVSAGYSHPVEMIPPDGITYKVESNTNVTVSGIDKEIVGNEAAKIRSIRPPEPYKGKGIKYHDERILRKAGKSGKK from the coding sequence ATGTCAAGAATTGGAAAAACACCAGTACTTATTCCAGATAAAGTTACAGTTGATTTTGATGGATTAACAGTGACTGTGAAAGGCCCTAAGGGTGAGTTAAAACGTCACATGCCTGAGGGAGTTAGTTTTGATAAGAAAGATAATACTATTATCGTAAGTCCTAGTACAACCAAACTATACTCAAGACAGAGACATGGTTTATGTAGAGCCTTAATTGCAAATATGGTTGAAGGGGTTACTCAAGGTTTTTCAAAGAAACTAGAAATTGTTGGCGTTGGATCAAGAGCACAAGTAAAAGGTAAAAATCTAGTTGTAAGTGCAGGATATAGTCATCCTGTAGAAATGATCCCCCCTGATGGTATAACATACAAAGTTGAGAGTAATACAAACGTTACCGTATCTGGAATTGATAAAGAAATTGTTGGCAATGAAGCGGCAAAAATCAGATCAATTAGACCCCCAGAACCATATAAAGGTAAAGGAATTAAATACCATGATGAGAGAATTCTCAGAAAAGCTGGTAAATCTGGCAAAAAATAA
- a CDS encoding 50S ribosomal protein L18 produces MTKLSRKLQTQKRHRRLRRFLIGDATRPRLSVFRSNNHIYAQVIDDSAQKTICSASTVDKELREKSEKLPSDCNSSSIVGKLLAKRAIKKGIKQVIFDRGGNLYHGRVKALADAAREAGLEF; encoded by the coding sequence ATGACCAAACTTTCCAGGAAATTACAAACCCAAAAAAGACATAGAAGATTAAGGAGATTCTTAATTGGAGATGCAACGCGTCCAAGATTGTCTGTTTTTCGATCTAATAACCATATTTATGCCCAGGTTATAGACGATAGCGCTCAAAAAACTATTTGCTCAGCTTCAACTGTTGATAAGGAACTAAGAGAAAAATCTGAAAAATTACCTTCTGATTGTAATTCTTCTTCAATTGTTGGCAAATTACTTGCAAAGAGAGCGATAAAAAAAGGTATTAAGCAAGTGATTTTTGACCGTGGAGGTAATTTATATCACGGTAGAGTAAAGGCACTTGCAGACGCTGCTCGTGAAGCCGGCCTAGAATTTTAA
- the rpsE gene encoding 30S ribosomal protein S5, whose protein sequence is MTDTPTKQEIESKNDNVPAAMPVEQKKNNRNDRKKNRRGDSKNLDRDSDWQERVVQIRRVSKTVKGGKKMSFRAIVVVGNEKGQVGVGVGKAGDVIGAVRKGVSDGKKNLVRVPLTPNNSIPTLSKGRDGAANVLIRPAAPGTGVIAGGSIRTVLELAGIKNVLAKRLGSKTPLNNARAAMVALSQLRTHKSASRERGISLEQLYS, encoded by the coding sequence ATGACTGACACTCCAACAAAACAAGAAATTGAGTCCAAGAACGATAATGTTCCTGCAGCTATGCCTGTAGAACAAAAAAAGAATAATCGTAATGATCGAAAAAAAAATAGAAGAGGTGATTCAAAAAATCTAGATAGAGATTCTGATTGGCAAGAAAGAGTTGTTCAAATAAGACGCGTATCTAAAACTGTTAAAGGTGGAAAAAAAATGAGTTTTAGAGCAATTGTTGTTGTTGGTAATGAGAAAGGACAAGTTGGAGTTGGAGTTGGTAAAGCTGGAGATGTCATTGGTGCTGTTAGAAAAGGAGTTTCAGATGGTAAAAAAAATCTTGTTAGGGTTCCGTTAACTCCAAACAATTCAATACCAACCTTATCTAAAGGTAGAGATGGTGCAGCTAATGTACTTATTAGACCAGCAGCTCCAGGTACAGGCGTAATAGCTGGCGGTTCAATTAGAACAGTTTTAGAATTAGCAGGAATTAAAAATGTTTTAGCAAAAAGATTAGGTAGTAAAACACCTTTAAATAATGCAAGAGCTGCCATGGTAGCTCTCTCTCAATTAAGAACACACAAATCTGCCTCAAGAGAGAGAGGAATCTCACTCGAACAACTCTATTCTTAA
- a CDS encoding 50S ribosomal protein L15, giving the protein MTSTLNTLKPNSGSRKKKLRKGRGIAAGQGASCGFGMRGQKSRSGRPTRPGFEGGQMPLYRRVPKLKHFEIINQKNFSIINLDKLNNFKDNDTVNLDSLVKKGLIFKPKFPLKILGNGEVNAKLTVQAHAFTKVAKQKIEDAGGTCELLNKK; this is encoded by the coding sequence ATGACCTCAACATTAAATACACTTAAACCAAACTCTGGCTCTAGGAAGAAAAAATTAAGAAAGGGTAGAGGTATTGCTGCTGGGCAGGGTGCTTCTTGCGGATTTGGAATGAGAGGCCAAAAGTCGCGTTCTGGTAGACCTACAAGACCAGGTTTTGAAGGTGGACAAATGCCCTTATATAGAAGAGTTCCAAAATTAAAGCACTTTGAAATAATTAATCAAAAAAACTTTTCAATCATTAATTTAGATAAATTAAATAATTTTAAAGATAACGATACTGTTAACCTTGATTCACTAGTGAAAAAAGGACTTATTTTTAAGCCAAAGTTTCCTTTGAAAATTCTTGGTAATGGTGAAGTTAATGCAAAGCTAACAGTCCAAGCTCATGCATTCACAAAAGTTGCAAAACAAAAAATTGAAGATGCAGGTGGAACTTGCGAGCTTTTAAATAAAAAATAA
- the secY gene encoding preprotein translocase subunit SecY, with translation MFVNKSRNPSASEILSQLFLNKELRSRVLTTLGLLLLVRLGIYIPMPGIDRVAFKSFIDQGGQLIGFLDIFTGGGISTLGIFALGILPFINASIIIQLLTASLPVLEDLQKNEGEAGRRKIAQITRYVSLGWGLLQSIIFSLILRQYAIQGISETTFVLQTSIALVTGSMLVMWFSEIITEKGIGQGASLVIFLNIVSTLPKALSSTIEKAQTGDRGDVLGIAVLLGVFLLTIVGIIFVQEGARRIPIVSAKRQIGNATLLPTRQSYLPLKLNAGGVMPIIFASALIFLPITIANVTGNPVLIKLASSLNPGSSNPWPYALTFFSLILGFSYFYASLTINPVDVASNLKKGGVAIPGVRPGTNTANYLSGIQNRLTLLGGLFLGSVAIIPAAVERATNVQTFQGLGATSLLILVGVAIDTAKQIQTYVISQRYEGLINN, from the coding sequence ATGTTTGTTAACAAAAGTCGAAATCCTAGCGCTTCTGAAATACTTTCTCAATTATTTTTAAATAAAGAGCTAAGGAGTAGAGTTTTAACAACTCTAGGTCTCCTTCTTTTAGTAAGACTTGGCATCTATATTCCTATGCCTGGTATTGATAGGGTTGCTTTTAAGAGTTTCATAGATCAAGGCGGTCAATTAATTGGCTTTTTAGACATTTTTACTGGTGGGGGAATTTCGACACTTGGAATTTTTGCTTTAGGTATCCTTCCTTTTATAAACGCATCAATTATTATTCAGCTTCTTACAGCTTCATTACCTGTTCTTGAAGATTTGCAAAAAAATGAGGGAGAAGCGGGTAGAAGGAAAATAGCGCAAATAACTAGATATGTTTCTTTAGGATGGGGGCTTCTACAGAGTATTATTTTTTCTTTAATCCTTCGTCAATATGCAATTCAAGGTATTAGCGAAACCACATTTGTTTTGCAAACTTCCATCGCCTTAGTTACTGGCTCAATGTTAGTGATGTGGTTTAGTGAAATTATTACAGAGAAAGGGATAGGACAAGGAGCCTCATTGGTTATTTTTTTGAATATTGTCTCAACTTTGCCAAAGGCTTTAAGTTCAACCATTGAAAAAGCTCAAACTGGGGATAGAGGAGATGTTTTGGGCATCGCAGTTTTGCTTGGAGTGTTTTTACTTACAATTGTCGGGATAATATTTGTCCAGGAGGGGGCTAGACGTATTCCTATTGTTAGTGCAAAAAGGCAAATAGGAAATGCAACATTACTTCCTACAAGGCAAAGTTATTTACCTTTAAAGTTAAATGCAGGTGGAGTCATGCCGATTATATTCGCTTCTGCCTTAATTTTCTTACCCATAACAATTGCAAATGTTACTGGTAATCCAGTCCTAATCAAGTTAGCTAGTAGTTTAAATCCAGGATCCTCAAATCCATGGCCATATGCTCTTACTTTCTTCTCATTGATTTTGGGATTCTCTTATTTTTATGCATCCCTTACGATTAATCCAGTCGATGTGGCTTCAAATTTAAAAAAAGGGGGAGTAGCAATTCCAGGAGTTAGACCAGGAACTAATACAGCTAACTACTTATCAGGGATACAAAATAGGTTGACTTTATTAGGTGGATTATTTCTTGGTTCAGTAGCTATTATTCCTGCTGCAGTAGAGAGAGCGACAAATGTCCAAACTTTCCAAGGTTTAGGAGCAACTTCATTACTTATTCTTGTGGGTGTTGCTATTGATACTGCAAAGCAAATTCAAACTTATGTTATTTCTCAAAGATATGAGGGATTAATTAACAATTAA
- a CDS encoding adenylate kinase: MKKHLLFLGAPGAGKGTQAELLSKTNSYLHLSTGELLRKEIEMNTILGRQVKDVINRGELVSDDLVLKIVRQNLDKDNKGWILDGYPRNLSQANSLNEVLIEINQPLEVVFYLDIPEEVLIKRLLLRGRKDDTEETIRTRVNIYKKTTEPLIQYFKDLALLEYINADRDLKTISSDIKQKMA; the protein is encoded by the coding sequence ATGAAAAAACATTTACTATTTTTAGGCGCTCCTGGTGCTGGAAAAGGGACTCAGGCAGAATTACTTAGTAAAACCAACTCTTATTTGCATCTTTCCACAGGAGAATTATTAAGAAAAGAAATTGAAATGAATACTATTCTTGGTAGACAGGTAAAGGATGTAATTAATCGGGGCGAACTTGTCAGTGACGATCTCGTATTAAAAATAGTAAGGCAAAATTTAGATAAGGATAATAAAGGTTGGATTTTAGATGGCTACCCAAGAAATTTATCTCAAGCTAATTCATTGAATGAGGTTTTAATTGAAATAAATCAACCTTTAGAAGTAGTTTTTTACTTAGATATTCCAGAAGAAGTTCTTATTAAGCGTTTGCTTTTGAGAGGGAGAAAAGATGATACTGAAGAGACTATCAGAACAAGAGTTAACATTTATAAAAAAACAACAGAACCGTTGATTCAATATTTTAAGGATCTTGCTTTGCTGGAATATATTAATGCCGATAGAGATTTAAAAACCATTTCCTCTGATATCAAACAAAAAATGGCTTGA
- the rpmJ gene encoding 50S ribosomal protein L36 — protein sequence MKVRSSVKKISPDDQIVRRRGKIYVINKKRPRNKQRQG from the coding sequence ATGAAGGTCAGATCTTCAGTTAAAAAAATTAGCCCTGACGATCAGATCGTGAGGAGAAGAGGTAAAATCTATGTTATAAACAAGAAAAGACCTCGAAATAAACAGCGTCAGGGTTAA
- the rpsM gene encoding 30S ribosomal protein S13 encodes MARIAGIDIPREKRVEIALTYVYGIGLTRSKQILANTGVNPDIRVKDLSDSDVQKLRGASEEFTLEGDLRRKEGMALKRLQDIGCVRGRRHRMSLPVRGQRTRTNARTRRGSRKTVAGRKK; translated from the coding sequence GTGGCCAGGATTGCAGGAATTGACATACCTCGCGAAAAGCGAGTTGAAATTGCACTTACATACGTCTATGGAATTGGTTTGACAAGATCAAAGCAAATTCTTGCTAATACAGGTGTAAACCCAGATATTCGTGTCAAAGATCTTTCAGATTCTGATGTACAAAAACTTAGAGGTGCTTCAGAGGAATTTACATTAGAAGGAGATCTTAGAAGAAAAGAGGGAATGGCATTAAAACGTCTACAAGATATAGGTTGTGTGAGAGGAAGAAGACATAGAATGAGTCTTCCTGTAAGGGGCCAAAGAACTAGAACAAATGCAAGAACAAGAAGAGGTTCTAGAAAAACAGTTGCTGGTAGAAAAAAATAA
- the rpsK gene encoding 30S ribosomal protein S11, producing the protein MAATVKKTGSKKSKRNVPNGVVHIQSTFNNTIVSITDTSGHVISWSSAGASGFKGARKGTPFAAQTAAEAAARRALDQGMRQIEVLVRGPGSGRETAIRALQVAGLEITLIRDVTPLPHNGCRRPKRRRV; encoded by the coding sequence ATGGCAGCTACAGTAAAAAAAACAGGTTCAAAGAAATCTAAACGAAATGTGCCTAATGGTGTGGTACATATTCAAAGCACATTTAATAACACTATTGTCTCAATTACTGATACTTCTGGTCATGTAATTTCTTGGTCTTCTGCAGGAGCCAGTGGATTTAAAGGTGCTCGTAAAGGTACACCATTTGCTGCTCAAACGGCTGCTGAAGCGGCGGCTAGGAGAGCGCTTGATCAAGGCATGAGACAAATAGAAGTCTTGGTTAGAGGACCAGGTTCAGGTAGGGAAACGGCCATAAGGGCTTTACAAGTGGCCGGTTTGGAAATAACTCTAATAAGAGATGTAACTCCATTACCTCATAATGGATGTAGAAGACCTAAACGGAGACGCGTTTAG
- a CDS encoding DNA-directed RNA polymerase subunit alpha → MLQYQIDRIDHQIADDRSQTGTFLIGPLERGQATTLGNSLRRVLMGGLEGSAVTAVRIAGINHEYATIPGVREDVLDILLNCKQLSINSSNPELEIGRLVASGPMEVKANDIQFSSQVEIVDGEKPIATIQEGHNLELEIHVERGVGYRPVDRKNEETTAIDLLQIDAVFMPVKRVNFTIDETAVAEGGTGRERLKMEVVTDGSTSPDDAIAEAANQLIELFQPLATVTMVEEIPEEPEPSPEAQIPLEELNLSVRAYNCLKRAQVNSVSDLMGFSYEDLLEIKNFGSKSADEVIEALERIGISIPQSRTSV, encoded by the coding sequence GTGTTGCAATACCAGATTGACAGAATCGACCATCAAATAGCAGATGATCGCTCCCAAACAGGAACTTTTTTAATTGGCCCTTTAGAAAGGGGACAAGCTACAACTTTGGGTAATTCGCTTCGAAGAGTCCTAATGGGAGGACTTGAAGGAAGTGCAGTGACTGCAGTTAGAATAGCAGGAATTAACCATGAATATGCAACTATTCCTGGTGTTAGAGAGGACGTTTTAGATATTCTTCTCAATTGTAAGCAACTATCAATTAATAGTTCTAATCCAGAGCTCGAAATTGGAAGGCTAGTTGCAAGTGGTCCAATGGAGGTGAAGGCTAATGATATTCAATTCTCATCTCAAGTTGAAATTGTTGATGGTGAAAAACCGATTGCAACTATTCAGGAGGGTCATAACTTAGAGTTAGAAATTCATGTTGAAAGAGGTGTGGGATATAGACCTGTCGACCGTAAAAATGAAGAGACAACTGCTATTGATTTACTTCAAATAGATGCTGTATTCATGCCAGTAAAGAGGGTTAATTTTACGATTGATGAAACTGCTGTAGCTGAGGGTGGAACTGGAAGAGAAAGATTAAAAATGGAAGTTGTAACAGATGGTTCAACAAGTCCTGATGATGCTATCGCTGAAGCAGCAAACCAGTTAATAGAACTCTTTCAACCACTTGCTACTGTAACAATGGTCGAGGAAATCCCTGAAGAACCTGAACCATCTCCTGAAGCTCAAATTCCTCTTGAGGAACTAAACTTGTCCGTTAGAGCATATAATTGTCTAAAAAGAGCACAAGTTAACTCAGTCTCAGATTTAATGGGTTTTAGCTATGAAGATCTGCTTGAGATTAAGAACTTTGGCTCTAAATCTGCAGATGAGGTTATTGAAGCCCTTGAGCGGATAGGAATTTCTATTCCACAAAGCCGAACTTCTGTTTAA
- the rplQ gene encoding 50S ribosomal protein L17: MRHQLRIPLLSKPADQRKALLRGLTTQLIREGRVTTTKARAKALRNEAERMISLAKDGSLASRRRAIGYIYDKKLVHSLFEKAKERYGDRKGGYTRIVRTVSRKGDNAQMAIIELV; the protein is encoded by the coding sequence ATGAGACACCAACTAAGAATTCCATTATTAAGTAAACCTGCTGACCAGAGGAAAGCACTTTTAAGAGGTTTAACTACACAACTAATTCGGGAAGGTCGAGTAACAACAACAAAAGCTAGAGCAAAAGCCTTAAGAAACGAAGCCGAAAGGATGATTTCTCTTGCAAAAGATGGTAGTTTGGCCTCTAGAAGAAGGGCTATCGGTTATATTTATGATAAGAAACTAGTTCATTCATTATTTGAAAAAGCAAAAGAAAGATACGGAGATAGAAAAGGAGGTTATACACGCATAGTCAGAACAGTCTCAAGAAAAGGTGATAACGCCCAGATGGCTATTATTGAACTTGTTTAA
- the truA gene encoding tRNA pseudouridine(38-40) synthase TruA, which translates to MKRVALLVQYIGSNYSGWQRQKNAITVQEIIEKALFKITNHLVKTFAAGRTDAGVHASGQVVHFDIDCVIPGSRFSVLLNSLLPSTIRILESVEVKDCWHACYSAKYRHYRYVINNSKFTNVFINNWSWHRYQKVLDVTLMSNASKSMEGEHDFFAFQKSGSNRATSITKIKKIDIKRLEDLIFIDIKATGFLYGMVRLIVGQLVLVGEKKISPEIFKDRWVKKKKNDVKESAPAKGLCFVNAIYEENVFNKINKNDFFPLFLIKGFS; encoded by the coding sequence TTGAAAAGAGTAGCTTTACTTGTCCAATATATTGGGTCTAATTATTCTGGTTGGCAAAGACAAAAAAATGCAATTACAGTTCAAGAAATCATAGAAAAAGCTCTATTTAAGATTACAAATCATCTTGTAAAGACTTTTGCCGCAGGTAGAACTGATGCTGGTGTTCATGCATCAGGACAAGTAGTACATTTTGATATTGATTGTGTCATTCCAGGTAGTCGTTTTTCAGTTTTACTAAATAGTCTTTTACCATCAACAATTAGAATCTTGGAGTCTGTCGAAGTGAAAGATTGTTGGCATGCGTGCTATTCAGCAAAATATAGACATTATCGATATGTTATTAATAACAGTAAATTTACGAATGTTTTTATAAATAATTGGTCATGGCATAGGTACCAAAAAGTACTAGATGTGACTCTAATGTCAAATGCATCAAAGAGTATGGAAGGAGAACATGATTTTTTTGCTTTTCAGAAAAGTGGAAGCAATAGAGCAACTTCCATCACAAAAATAAAAAAAATAGATATTAAAAGATTAGAGGACTTGATCTTTATTGATATCAAAGCCACTGGTTTTCTCTATGGAATGGTTCGTTTAATTGTTGGTCAACTAGTGTTAGTTGGAGAAAAAAAAATATCGCCTGAAATTTTTAAAGATAGATGGGTAAAGAAAAAGAAAAATGATGTTAAAGAATCAGCTCCAGCAAAGGGTTTATGTTTTGTAAATGCTATTTATGAAGAAAATGTATTTAACAAGATTAATAAAAACGATTTTTTCCCATTATTTCTAATTAAGGGTTTTTCTTAA
- the rplM gene encoding 50S ribosomal protein L13, with protein sequence MNRTITPSEETIVRNWFLVDAKDKTLGRLATEIATVLRGKNKPTFTPHLDTGDFVIVVNAEKVEVTGKKASQKLYRRHSGRPGGMKVEKFESLKERIPERIIEQAVKGMLPHNSLGRQQFKKLKVYKGADHPHAAQNPVLLNC encoded by the coding sequence ATGAATAGAACTATCACTCCGTCAGAAGAAACTATTGTAAGAAATTGGTTTTTAGTTGACGCAAAAGATAAGACACTTGGGAGACTTGCTACAGAAATTGCAACTGTTTTAAGAGGAAAAAATAAGCCAACATTTACACCTCATTTAGATACAGGCGATTTTGTAATTGTTGTGAATGCTGAAAAAGTTGAGGTAACGGGTAAAAAAGCTTCACAAAAGTTATATAGGAGACATTCTGGAAGACCAGGAGGTATGAAAGTTGAAAAATTTGAATCTCTCAAAGAGAGAATTCCTGAAAGAATCATTGAGCAAGCTGTTAAGGGGATGTTGCCACATAACTCTCTAGGAAGACAGCAATTTAAAAAGCTAAAAGTTTATAAGGGTGCTGATCATCCTCATGCTGCTCAAAATCCTGTATTATTAAATTGTTAA
- the rpsI gene encoding 30S ribosomal protein S9 produces MNSQIKNKAVYWGTGRRKTSVARVRLIPGNGQITINGRSGDNYLNFNPLHLNSIKAPLQTLGLENSYDVLVNVHGGGLTGQADAIKQGAARALCELSPDNRKPLKTEGHLSRDPRAKERRKYGLKKARKAPQFSKR; encoded by the coding sequence ATGAATAGTCAAATAAAAAACAAAGCTGTCTATTGGGGAACTGGAAGGAGAAAAACTTCAGTAGCAAGAGTTCGCTTAATTCCTGGAAATGGGCAAATTACAATTAATGGTCGATCAGGAGATAATTACTTAAACTTCAATCCTCTCCACTTAAATTCAATAAAAGCTCCTTTGCAAACACTAGGCTTAGAAAATTCTTATGACGTTTTAGTAAATGTTCATGGAGGTGGTTTGACGGGGCAGGCTGATGCTATTAAGCAAGGGGCAGCAAGGGCACTATGCGAATTATCTCCTGATAACAGGAAACCGCTTAAAACAGAAGGTCATCTAAGTAGAGACCCTAGAGCTAAGGAAAGAAGAAAATATGGTCTTAAAAAAGCCAGAAAAGCTCCACAATTCTCTAAACGTTAA
- the rpmE gene encoding 50S ribosomal protein L31 — translation MPKSEIHPKWYPDAKVICNGEVVMTTGSTQPELHVDVWSGNHPFFTGTQKILDTEGRVDRFMKKYGMGSTNPASSKEQKEEKVSKK, via the coding sequence ATGCCAAAATCAGAAATTCACCCAAAATGGTATCCAGATGCAAAAGTTATTTGTAATGGAGAAGTTGTAATGACAACAGGTTCAACTCAGCCCGAGCTACACGTTGATGTATGGAGCGGTAATCATCCTTTCTTCACTGGAACGCAAAAAATTCTTGATACGGAGGGTAGAGTTGATAGATTTATGAAAAAGTATGGCATGGGTTCAACCAATCCAGCTTCATCAAAAGAGCAAAAAGAAGAAAAAGTCTCTAAAAAATAG